In the genome of Myxococcales bacterium, the window AACTGGCCCGCATCGACAAACTGCTGGCCAGCGGCTCGGCGACCACGATGCAGCGCGACACCCTGGGCACGCAGAAGGCCGCGCTGCTCGCCCAGAAGCAGGCGATCCTCAGCCAGGTCAAGCAGGCCAAGGCCGCCGCCGGCGTGGTCGAAACCCAGATCGACCACACTCGCGTCACCGCCCCGGTTGCCGGAACGATCCTGCGCACCCACGTCCAGCTCGGCGAAACGGTTTTTCCCGGCTCCGCGCTGCTGACGATGGCCGACCTGACGACCATGGAGGTTTACGCCTACGTGCCCGAACCGATGCTCGGCCGCGTCAAGCTGGGCGAAACGGTCGAGATCTTCACCGACGCCGAGCCGGGCAAGCCGCTGGCCGGCACCGTCAGCCACATCGCCGACAGCGCCGAGTTCACGCCGAAGAACGTGCAGACCAAGGACGAGCGCGTGCGCCTGATCTACAAAATCAAGATCCTGGTTCCCAACCCCGACGGCGTGCTGAAGATCGGCATGCCGGTGGACGTGCGGTTCACCGCGAGGTAGCCATGTCGTTGCTGGAAGCGGCCGGTTTGCACAAGGCGTTCGGCGAGGTGAAGGCCGTCGGCGGCATCTCGTTCAACGTCGCGCCGGGCGAAATCTTCGGCCTGATCGGCCCGGACGGCGCCGGCAAATCCACCACCCTGCGCCTGATCGTCGGCCTGCTCGACGCCGACGGCGGCCGCATCATGGTGGACGGCCTGGACGTCGCCCGGCAACCGGAGGAAGTGCGCGACCGCCTCGGCTACATGCCCCAGCAATACAGTCTGTATCCCGACCTGACCGTCGCCGAAAACCTGCGCTTTTACGCCGACATGTACTTCGTACCGAAAAAGGAGCGCGCGGCGCGGCTCGAAAGGCTGTACGCCTTCTCGCGCCTGAAGCCTTACGCCGACCGACCGGCCGGCAAGCTCTCGGGCGGCATGTACAAGAAGCTGGCGCTCTCCTGCAACATGATCCACACTCCCAAGCTGCTCCTGCTCGACGAGCCCACCAACGGCGTCGACCCCCTGTCGCGTCGCGAATTGTGGCAAATCCTGTACGCCTTCGCCGCCGAGGGCGTGGCGATCGTGGTCAGTACGCCTTACATGGACGAGGCCGAGCGCTGCCACCGCGTGGCGCTGATCCACCAGGGAAAACTGCTGGACGTGGACGCGCCGGCGGCGATCCTCGGGCGTTATACCGACCGCCTGCTCGAACTGGTCGCCGACGAACCGCGCGCCGCGCGCGAGGCGCTGGCCGGCGTGCCCGGCCTGAATCGCATCTATCCGGCGGGCGAGGCGCTGAAAATCGCGGCGCGGAAGGACGTTGCCGCCGCGGAGGTCGTCCGGCAGGCGCTGGCGGCGCGCGGCCTGTCCGCGCGTTCGCTGCGCGAGACGCGGCCGAATTTCGAGGATGTGTTTTTGTCCCGCGTGGAGGACCGGCCATGAAGGTCGTCGACGCCCGCGAGCTGGTGAAACGGTTCGGCGATTTCGTCGCCGTCGACCGTGTTTCGCTGGACATCGAGGCGGGTTCGGTTTTCGGTTTTCTCGGCCCCAACGGCGCCGGCAAAACCACGATGATCCGCCTGCTGTGCGGCCTGCTCGTTCCCGAGGAAGGGCAGGCGACCGTGCTCGGTTTCGACCTGCGCCGGCAGACCGACCGCATCAAGGAGCGGATCGGCTACATGAGCCAGCGTTTTTCGCTCTACGCCGATCTGACCGTCCGTCAGAACCTCGAATTTTACGCCGGCGTCTACAACATCCCCCGCGCGCGGCGGCGGGCGCGGCTCGAGTACGCGCTGCGCATCGCCGACCTGCAGGCCGACGCCGGCCGCCTGACCGCGACCCTGCCGGGCGGGGTGCGCCAACGCCTGGCGCTGGGCGCGGCGATTCTGCACGAGCCGCAGATCGTGTTTCTCGACGAGCCGACCGCCGGGGTCGATCCGGTCAACCGGCGCCTGTTTTGGGATCTGATCGACCAGCTGCGGCACGCGGGCACGACGGTGTTCGTCACGACGCACTACATGGACGAGGCGGAGAACTGCGACCGGCTGGTGCTGATCTACTCGGGCCGCAAGATCGCCGAGGCCTCGCCGCGGGCGCTGGTCGACGAGGTGTTGGCCGGGGCGATGTTCGAGGCCGCCGGCGCGCCGCCCGACACCATCGTGCGGCAACTGGCCGGGCAGGCGGGCGTGCAATCGGCCCAGGTGTTCGGCCTGGCGGCGCGGGTGCTGCTCGACCGCGGCCCCGACCCGGCGGGCGACCTGGCGCGGCGGCTGCGGGCGGCCGGCCTGCCGGGGCTGCAAATCCGGCCGGTGCGGCCCACGCTCGAGGACGCGTTCATCCGCCTGATCGAACTCGAGGACGAGCGCATCCGCGCGGCCGGGGGGCGGACGCGATGAAAAGCCGCATCCCCGCCATCGCCCGCAAGGAAACGCTGCACATCCTCCGCGACTGGCGCACCCTGGCGATGGCCTTCGTCCTGCCGTTGATCCTGATCCTGCTGTTCGGCTACGCGATCACCTTCGACATCAAGCACCTGCGCCTCGCGGTGGCCGACGAGGACCAGACCAAGGCCAGCCGCGCCTTCGTCGAAAAATTCACCGCCAGCGACTACTTCGTCGTCACCGCCCGCCCGGCCCACGCCGCGCAACTGCCGGAATTGCTGCGCGACGGCACGGCGCAGGTGGCGCTGGCCATCCCCCAGGATTTCGCCAAGCACCTCGAACAACTGCGCGGCGAAACGGTGCAGATCCTGGTGGACGGCGCGGAGAACAACACCGCCAGCATCGCCGGCGGCTATTTGCAGACGATCGTCGGCGCCTACAACCTCGAACGGGTCCGCGACCTGCTGGCCAGCAAGGGCCTGGGCACCGCCGGCATCCCGCCGATCAACCCCGAGGTGCGCATCTGGTTCAACCCGTTGGTCGATTCGGCGACGACGATCGTGCCGGGCCTGATCGCGGTGATCATCATCCTGATGTCGGCGATGCTGACCAGCCTGACCATCGTGCGCGAGCGCGAAAACGGCAGCCTGGAGGGGCTGATCGCCACGCCGGTGCGCAAGCATGAAATCCTCGTCGGCAAGATCATCCCATACTTCGTGATCGCCCTGCTCGACACCGCGCTGATCGCGCTGGTCGGCGTGTTCGTCTTCGCCGTGCCGTTCAACGGCAGCGTGCCGCTGTTCCTGGCGATCGCCGCCGTGTTCACCTTCGCGGGTCTGTCGATCGGCCTGATGGCCAGCGTGGCCTCGAGCAACATGATGCTGGCCAACCAGATCGTCCTGCTGACGACGATGCTGCCCAGCCTGCTGATCTCGGGATTCATGTTCCCCATCAGCTCGATGCCCGATTGGGTGCAGGCGATCACCTACCTCGTGCCGGCGCGCTACTTCATCGCGATCGCCCGCGGCATCATGCTCCGGGCCGCGCCGCTCGAGGATTTGCTCGGTCCGACGGCCCTGTTGCTGGGCGTCGGGCTGCTGTTTTTCGCGCGCGCCAGCGCGACGTTCCGGAAGAAGCTGTAGGAGGCGACGGTGTTGCGCATTCTGCACATGGCCCGCAAGGAATTCATCCAGGTCTTCCAGGACCGGCGGATGGTCGCGATCCTGTTCGTCGCCCCGGTGCTGCAATTGTTCCTGTTCGGCTACGCCATTACCACGGACGTACGCAACATCGACCTGGGCGTGATGGATCTGGACGATTCGTCGGCCAGCCGCGAACTGACGCGGGCGGTGCTCAATTCGGGCTATTTCGTGTTCGCCGGGCAGCTGGACGGCGACGAAGCGATCGCCGGGGCGCTGGTGCACGGCGACGCCGACGTGGTGCTGGTCGTGCCGCACGGCTTCGGCAACGACCTGGCGCGCGGCCAGACCGCGACGGTGCAGGTGCTGCTCGACGGCAGCGAATCGAACTCGGCCAACCTCGCGGTGGGCTACCTCGGAAAAATCCTGCTCTCGTACGGCGATGTGGCGCTGGAGCGGCGGGCGGCGCTGCTGTCCGCGCGGCTGGGCGGGCGCCCGCTGAGCCTGCCGATCGTCAACGCCGAAACGCGCTACCGTTTCAATCCGGAGTTGAAATCCTCGTGGTTCATGGTGCCGGGCGTGCTGGGCATGATCATGATGATCATCACCATGCTGATGACCAGCCTGGCGATCACCCGCGAGCGCGAGATCGGCACGATGGAGCAGCTCATCGTCACGCCGATCCAGCCCTGGCAACTG includes:
- a CDS encoding efflux RND transporter periplasmic adaptor subunit; protein product: MKKVIPLLLVLVLIGYFGYRSWEKDRAEKLDDRFYGTAEAEEVILSAQVIGEVREFNAQEGQAVKAGDLLARIDDTSLQAQLKQANAAAHAAGSQAEVVAANLSGVNTELARIDKLLASGSATTMQRDTLGTQKAALLAQKQAILSQVKQAKAAAGVVETQIDHTRVTAPVAGTILRTHVQLGETVFPGSALLTMADLTTMEVYAYVPEPMLGRVKLGETVEIFTDAEPGKPLAGTVSHIADSAEFTPKNVQTKDERVRLIYKIKILVPNPDGVLKIGMPVDVRFTAR
- a CDS encoding ABC transporter ATP-binding protein, which produces MSLLEAAGLHKAFGEVKAVGGISFNVAPGEIFGLIGPDGAGKSTTLRLIVGLLDADGGRIMVDGLDVARQPEEVRDRLGYMPQQYSLYPDLTVAENLRFYADMYFVPKKERAARLERLYAFSRLKPYADRPAGKLSGGMYKKLALSCNMIHTPKLLLLDEPTNGVDPLSRRELWQILYAFAAEGVAIVVSTPYMDEAERCHRVALIHQGKLLDVDAPAAILGRYTDRLLELVADEPRAAREALAGVPGLNRIYPAGEALKIAARKDVAAAEVVRQALAARGLSARSLRETRPNFEDVFLSRVEDRP
- a CDS encoding ABC transporter ATP-binding protein, with translation MKVVDARELVKRFGDFVAVDRVSLDIEAGSVFGFLGPNGAGKTTMIRLLCGLLVPEEGQATVLGFDLRRQTDRIKERIGYMSQRFSLYADLTVRQNLEFYAGVYNIPRARRRARLEYALRIADLQADAGRLTATLPGGVRQRLALGAAILHEPQIVFLDEPTAGVDPVNRRLFWDLIDQLRHAGTTVFVTTHYMDEAENCDRLVLIYSGRKIAEASPRALVDEVLAGAMFEAAGAPPDTIVRQLAGQAGVQSAQVFGLAARVLLDRGPDPAGDLARRLRAAGLPGLQIRPVRPTLEDAFIRLIELEDERIRAAGGRTR
- a CDS encoding ABC transporter permease gives rise to the protein MKSRIPAIARKETLHILRDWRTLAMAFVLPLILILLFGYAITFDIKHLRLAVADEDQTKASRAFVEKFTASDYFVVTARPAHAAQLPELLRDGTAQVALAIPQDFAKHLEQLRGETVQILVDGAENNTASIAGGYLQTIVGAYNLERVRDLLASKGLGTAGIPPINPEVRIWFNPLVDSATTIVPGLIAVIIILMSAMLTSLTIVRERENGSLEGLIATPVRKHEILVGKIIPYFVIALLDTALIALVGVFVFAVPFNGSVPLFLAIAAVFTFAGLSIGLMASVASSNMMLANQIVLLTTMLPSLLISGFMFPISSMPDWVQAITYLVPARYFIAIARGIMLRAAPLEDLLGPTALLLGVGLLFFARASATFRKKL
- a CDS encoding ABC transporter permease, translated to MARKEFIQVFQDRRMVAILFVAPVLQLFLFGYAITTDVRNIDLGVMDLDDSSASRELTRAVLNSGYFVFAGQLDGDEAIAGALVHGDADVVLVVPHGFGNDLARGQTATVQVLLDGSESNSANLAVGYLGKILLSYGDVALERRAALLSARLGGRPLSLPIVNAETRYRFNPELKSSWFMVPGVLGMIMMIITMLMTSLAITREREIGTMEQLIVTPIQPWQLLAGKMLPFALIGLVDVTLILLAAMGHFGLPLRGSLALLYLAAGVFLFTTLGLGLFISTISHTQQQAMFTSILIMMPAVLLSGFMFPIDNMPRSIQYLTYANPLRYFLIIVRNVILKGCGWNVLAPQFGMLFLLGLILFALASLRFRKTIQ